The proteins below come from a single Mytilus edulis chromosome 5, xbMytEdul2.2, whole genome shotgun sequence genomic window:
- the LOC139524528 gene encoding sex peptide receptor-like translates to MEFNNTAENIHCSNCSLDNERFMFQISDFPKDLAFPIYGVLTPIVTILTLVTNILVVCVFMKRRMRSVTTVFLVGLAVSDTLGAFLWSCVHLFFYGIRQKPYTEPISYPLCVFHDYGLYIAVILHTISVWLTMTLGIQRCIIVVFPFKGPRIWTMKNSVIMTTMSYLIAIVFFIFLFFMKDYSVKEMADGSQICMESYADWFNRNISTYMSIYHVLRSVAVQLLPCLSMMVSTAVLAHKLRNEKIFQRGMSKKIGVGQKKDYQHRHRTTLMVVIIMIIFLIVEVPNGIVFAIKIYDPDNTIMPTSIDYPFAILHNFILLLSYHCNFWIYVGLSARFRRTLKDMLLGSRVKRTFERVMSMSRTDSFSHQGYPLSNMKNRHINGNGSTVVKYTTVCSEGYNQTH, encoded by the coding sequence ATGGAATTCAACAATACAGCGGAAAACATACACTGTTCTAATTGCAGTTTGGATAATGAAAGGTTTATGTTCCAAATTTCCGACTTTCCTAAAGACCTTGCTTTCCCTATCTACGGAGTTCTCACTCCGATTGTCACCATTCTGACACTCGTAACTAACATCCTTGTAGTTTGTGTGTTTATGAAACGTCGGATGCGATCAGTTACAACAGTGTTTTTAGTTGGACTAGCAGTGTCAGATACCCTTGGCGCATTTCTATGGAGTTGCGTCCATTTATTTTTCTATGGAATAAGACAAAAACCGTATACGGAGCCGATATCATACCCGCTCTGTGTGTTTCATGATTATGGGTTGTATATTGCAGTGATTCTTCACACCATTTCAGTATGGTTGACAATGACTTTAGGAATTCAGCGTTGTATAATAGTTGTATTTCCTTTCAAAGGACCAAGAATCTGGACCATGAAAAACTCCGTGATCATGACGACAATGTCATACCTCATCGctattgttttctttatattcttatttttcatgaaagATTACTCAGTGAAAGAAATGGCTGATGGTTCTCAAATTTGCATGGAAAGCTACGCCGACTGGTTTAATCGGAACATTTCTACATACATGAGTATTTATCACGTGCTAAGAAGTGTTGCTGTCCAGTTGCTTCCATGCTTGTCTATGATGGTAAGCACCGCTGTTTTGGCTCATAAACTGAGGAACGAGAAAATTTTCCAAAGAGGAATGTCGAAAAAAATAGGAGTCGGACAAAAAAAGGATTACCAGCACCGACACCGTACAACTTTAATGGTTGTCATCATAATGATTatatttctcattgttgaagttccAAATGGAATAGTATTTGCAATAAAAATTTATGACCCCGACAATACAATAATGCCAACAAGTATTGACTATCCATTTGCAATTCtccataattttatattattgcTTAGTTATCACTGTAACTTTTGGATATACGTTGGACTTAGTGCTCGATTTAGAAGGACCTTGAAAGATATGCTTCTTGGTTCGAGAGTGAAGCGAACATTCGAACGAGTGATGTCTATGTCGCGGACTGATTCCTTCTCACATCAAGGATATCCTCTATCAAACATGAAAAACAGGCATATAAATGGGAACGGATCAACTGTAGTTAAATATACAACTGTTTGTTCGGAGGGCTACAATCAAACACACTGA